In Pyxidicoccus trucidator, a single genomic region encodes these proteins:
- a CDS encoding DUF2339 domain-containing protein codes for MAVEGEEQELREAVRKLESAVASLEARLSRLEASGVRAEAPPPVSTVAVATPPVAPAPERRDLEAHLGTYWLSRLGIVALIIGIAYLITYRFGELGMLARVVAGYVLSAGLGAFGVWLARRHELFGRIVFGGGLALAYFVTYALHFLPSVRVIESQALALVLLALLVIGIVVIAHRMQSETVAGVALFLGLHTGMLSEITTFTLFSTTLLAAGALFFLVQNRWVVVPLSSLVAVYSTHIVWALRDDGVAPGAPERERLLLSLGFIVLYFLLFSVALLARPRELSMRACLAFALLNWVGLALLGGYEVARWSDDHLFTFFVTLALAQGACAVAARARHAPGALFHAYLSLTAITLALAMPARHEDAKLVAAWAVTGLGTGLAARGANSPVLRWVGVLILFTALGTCEALTPDHRPLFATLFLFFVFVERAGTVLWPGTTRPEVHRGDSLLQAACAAGSGLALVGLVGGLMPEGLVTLGWVVAAFGLFALGFAVHERWYRLAALAVLGLALLRLLVVDLGNLPADQRILTFILLGVMLLVISYTYTRLRHRKS; via the coding sequence ATGGCGGTCGAGGGTGAGGAGCAGGAGCTGCGCGAAGCCGTTCGCAAGCTGGAGTCGGCCGTGGCCTCCCTGGAGGCGCGGCTGTCCCGCCTGGAAGCCTCGGGCGTCCGGGCCGAGGCCCCGCCTCCCGTCTCCACCGTGGCCGTCGCCACGCCGCCCGTCGCGCCCGCTCCCGAGCGGAGGGACCTGGAGGCCCACCTCGGCACGTACTGGCTGAGCCGACTGGGCATCGTCGCGCTCATCATCGGAATCGCCTATCTCATCACCTACCGCTTCGGTGAGCTGGGCATGCTGGCGCGCGTGGTGGCCGGGTACGTGCTGAGCGCGGGCCTGGGCGCATTCGGCGTGTGGCTGGCGCGGCGGCACGAGCTGTTCGGGCGCATCGTCTTCGGCGGCGGACTGGCGCTGGCCTACTTCGTCACCTACGCCCTGCACTTCCTGCCCTCCGTGCGCGTCATCGAGAGCCAGGCGCTCGCGCTGGTGCTGCTCGCGCTGCTCGTCATCGGCATCGTGGTCATCGCGCACCGGATGCAGTCGGAGACGGTGGCCGGCGTCGCGCTCTTCCTCGGGCTGCACACGGGGATGCTGAGCGAAATCACCACCTTCACGCTGTTCTCCACCACGCTGCTCGCGGCCGGCGCCCTCTTCTTCCTGGTGCAGAACCGCTGGGTGGTGGTGCCGCTGTCCAGCCTGGTGGCGGTGTACTCGACGCACATCGTCTGGGCGCTGCGCGACGACGGCGTGGCCCCCGGGGCTCCGGAGCGGGAGCGGCTGCTGCTGAGCCTCGGCTTCATCGTCCTCTACTTCCTGCTGTTCTCCGTGGCCCTGCTGGCCCGCCCGCGCGAGCTGTCCATGCGCGCGTGCCTCGCCTTCGCGCTCCTCAACTGGGTGGGGCTGGCGCTGCTCGGCGGCTACGAGGTGGCGCGGTGGAGTGACGACCACCTCTTCACCTTCTTCGTGACGCTGGCGCTCGCACAGGGGGCCTGTGCCGTGGCGGCCCGCGCGAGGCACGCGCCCGGCGCCCTCTTCCACGCCTACCTGTCGCTCACCGCCATCACCCTCGCGCTGGCGATGCCCGCACGGCACGAGGACGCGAAGCTGGTGGCCGCATGGGCGGTGACGGGCCTCGGCACCGGGCTGGCCGCGCGTGGCGCCAACTCGCCCGTGCTGCGCTGGGTGGGCGTGCTCATCCTCTTCACCGCGCTGGGCACGTGCGAGGCGCTCACGCCCGACCACAGGCCCCTGTTCGCGACGCTCTTCCTCTTCTTCGTGTTCGTGGAGCGCGCTGGCACCGTGCTCTGGCCGGGCACGACGCGGCCCGAGGTCCACCGGGGCGACTCGCTCCTGCAGGCAGCCTGCGCGGCGGGCTCGGGGCTGGCCCTCGTCGGACTCGTGGGCGGACTGATGCCGGAGGGGCTGGTGACGCTGGGCTGGGTGGTGGCCGCCTTCGGCCTCTTCGCCCTGGGCTTCGCGGTGCACGAGCGCTGGTACCGGCTGGCCGCCCTCGCCGTCCTGGGACTCGCGCTGCTGCGCCTGCTGGTGGTGGACCTGGGCAACCTCCCCGCCGACCAGCGCATCCTCACCTTCATCCTCCTGGGGGTGATGCTGCTGGTCATCTCCTACACGTACACCCGCCTGAGGCACCGCAAGAGCTGA
- a CDS encoding M15 family metallopeptidase, whose translation MPLAFLRWSVLLLLCLVASSALAGEAKVRRTKAKAKGTKLVRLKGGELLHHAAAAAFQRMSTEARAEGVSLRVTSGYRSRREQRWLYDRYRKGLGPKAARPGRSNHQRGLALDLVVGDVTTPTYDWLASNACRFGFRRTVQSEPWHWEYRPRTTRAPEAGQDCLGRDVGVETAPEPVANKDAS comes from the coding sequence ATGCCGCTCGCGTTTCTCCGCTGGAGTGTCCTGCTCCTCCTGTGCCTCGTCGCGTCCTCCGCTCTCGCTGGTGAAGCGAAGGTGCGCCGGACGAAGGCGAAGGCTAAGGGCACGAAGCTCGTCCGTCTCAAGGGCGGCGAATTGCTCCACCATGCCGCCGCCGCGGCGTTCCAGCGCATGAGCACGGAAGCTCGCGCGGAGGGAGTGTCGCTCCGGGTCACCAGCGGCTACCGCTCGCGCAGGGAGCAGCGCTGGCTGTACGACCGCTACCGCAAGGGCCTGGGCCCGAAGGCCGCGCGGCCCGGGCGCTCCAACCACCAGCGGGGCCTCGCGCTGGACCTCGTCGTGGGCGACGTCACCACGCCCACGTACGACTGGCTCGCCTCCAATGCGTGCCGCTTCGGCTTCCGGCGCACCGTGCAGTCGGAGCCGTGGCACTGGGAGTACCGCCCGCGCACCACCCGCGCACCCGAAGCGGGGCAGGACTGCCTGGGCCGCGACGTGGGAGTCGAGACCGCGCCCGAGCCCGTCGCGAACAAGGACGCGAGCTGA
- a CDS encoding MGMT family protein, with protein sequence MSTSARDERDYFERIYTVADQVPRGQVATYGDLATIVGEGCDARIVGHALGALGARAKTVPWQRIISRTGGISTSGHGQRELLEAEGVAFDEKGHVRMAAHHWEGPSEEWARAHGFQPLPRRPGSAPDPQLRLF encoded by the coding sequence ATGTCCACGTCAGCGCGCGACGAGCGCGACTATTTCGAGCGCATCTACACCGTCGCCGACCAGGTGCCTCGCGGCCAGGTGGCCACCTACGGAGACCTCGCCACCATCGTCGGGGAGGGCTGTGATGCCCGCATCGTCGGGCACGCGCTCGGGGCCCTGGGCGCACGCGCGAAGACGGTGCCGTGGCAGCGCATCATCAGCCGCACCGGCGGCATCAGCACGTCGGGCCACGGCCAGCGCGAATTGCTGGAGGCGGAGGGCGTCGCCTTCGACGAGAAGGGCCACGTGCGCATGGCCGCGCACCACTGGGAAGGGCCGAGCGAGGAGTGGGCCCGCGCCCACGGCTTCCAGCCGCTGCCCAGGCGCCCGGGGAGCGCGCCCGACCCGCAGCTGCGGCTCTTCTGA